Proteins found in one Polyodon spathula isolate WHYD16114869_AA chromosome 10, ASM1765450v1, whole genome shotgun sequence genomic segment:
- the LOC121322165 gene encoding frizzled-7-A-like, whose product MAMFKKDNCFSWTVCVLALCALLSPQKTTGQYHGEKGISIPEHGFCQPISIPLCTDIAYNQTIMPNLLGHTNQEDAGLEVHQFYPLVKVQCSPDLKFFLCSMYAPVCTVLEQAIPPCRSLCDRARQGCEALMNKFGFQWPERLRCENFPVHGAGEICVGQNTSDTGSPTPYPSPYIPDLITLPPNTGARPSQPFSCPRQLKVPTYLNYHFLGEKDCGAPCEPTKQNGLMYFREEEVKFGRLWVGIWSILCCVSTLFTVLTYLVDMRRFRYPERPIIFLSGCYFMVAVAYAAGFFLEDKVVCIDKFADDGYKTVAQGTKKEGCTILFMILYFFGMASSIWWVILSLTWFLSAGMKWGHEAIEANSQYFHLAAWAVPAVKTITILAMGQVDGDLLTGVCYVGIYNVDSLRGFVLAPLFVYLFIGTSFLLAGFVSLFRIRTIMKHDGTKTEKLEKLMVRIGVFSVLYTVPATIVIACYFYEQAFREQWEKTWHKQTCKSFAVPCPGNDFAPMTPDFTVFMIKYLMTMIVGITSGFWIWSGKTLQSWRRFYSRLSNSNQGETTV is encoded by the coding sequence ATGGCAATGTTTAAGAAAGATAATTGCTTTTCCTGGACTGTTTGTGTGTTGGCTCTGTGTGCCTTGTTGAGCCCGCAGAAGACGACTGGACAGTATCACGGAGAGAAGGGCATTTCAATTCCTGAGCACGGGTTTTGCCAGCCGATCTCAATTCCGCTGTGTACGGACATTGCTTACAATCAGACCATCATGCCCAATTTGCTGGGTCACACGAACCAAGAGGACGCCGGGCTGGAGGTGCATCAGTTTTACCCTCTGGTGAAGGTCCAGTGCTCTCCCGATCTCAAGTTTTTCCTGTGTTCCATGTATGCCCCGGTCTGCACTGTTTTGGAACAAGCCATCCCGCCTTGCAGGTCTCTCTGTGACCGAGCCAGGCAGGGCTGCGAAGCGCTGATGAACAAATTCGGATTTCAGTGGCCGGAAAGACTGAGATGCGAGAATTTCCCAGTGCACGGCGCCGGCGAGATCTGTGTCGGACAGAACACCTCAGATACCGGCAGCCCGACTCCTTACCCGTCCCCCTACATTCCGGACCTGATCACGCTGCCGCCCAACACTGGCGCCCGCCCAAGTCAGCCTTTCTCGTGTCCAAGGCAGCTCAAAGTCCCCACATACCTGAACTATCACTTCTTGGGGGAGAAGGACTGTGGCGCCCCCTGTGAACCAACTAAACAGAACGGGCTTATGTACTTCAGAGAAGAGGAAGTGAAGTTTGGCAGGTTGTGGGTTGGTATCTGGTCCATCCTGTGCTGCGTCTCCACACTGTTCACTGTGCTCACCTACCTGGTTGACATGAGGCGCTTCAGATACCCGGAAAGGCCCATCATTTTCCTGTCCGGCTGCTATTTCATGGTGGCAGTGGCCTATGCCGCTGGCTTCTTCTTGGAGGACAAGGTGGTCTGCATTGACAAGTTTGCTGATGATGGCTACAAAACAGTGGCACAGGGGACCAAGAAGGAAGGCTGCACCATTCTATTCATGATCCTCTACTTTTTTGGCATGGCAAGCTCCATTTGGTGGGTCATCCTATCTCTTACCTGGTTCCTCTCAGCTGGAATGAAATGGGGCCATGAAGCCATTGAAGCCAACTCCCAGTACTTCCACCTGGCAGCCTGGGCAGTGCCAGCCGTCAAGACCATCACCATCTTGGCTATGGGGCAGGTGGACGGGGACCTCCTGACTGGGGTGTGCTATGTTGGCATCTACAACGTGGACTCCCTCCGTGGCTTTGTCCTGGCGCCCCTGTTTGTCTACCTCTTCATCGGTACCTCTTTCCTCCTCGCCGGCTTCGTCTCCCTCTTCAGGATCAGGACAATAATGAAGCACGACGGCACCAAGACGGAGAAGCTGGAGAAGCTGATGGTTCGGATCGGAGTCTTCAGCGTCCTCTACACTGTGCCGGCCACCATCGTCATTGCGTGCTACTTCTATGAGCAGGCTTTCAGGGAGCAGTGGGAGAAGACCTGGCACAAGCAGACCTGCAAAAGCTTTGCAGTCCCCTGCCCTGGCAACGACTTCGCCCCCATGACTCCAGACTTCACAGTTTTCATGATCAAGTACTTGATGACCATGATTGTGGGGATCACTTCCGGGTTCTGGATATGGTCTGGGAAAACCTTGCAGTCCTGGCGCAGGTTTTACAGCAGACTCAGCAACAGCAACCAAGGCGAGACCACTGTATGA